One window of the Streptomyces asoensis genome contains the following:
- a CDS encoding DUF485 domain-containing protein, with amino-acid sequence MSHDPSRPGPTYPWQPPPQPPEPPRRRPADHAPLGRHSDLRVLRGAYRRQRRVATLTALGYFVVFLVLSAFAPSLMTGRVAAGLPAGLLLALLQLPVTCLAIALYERTARRHVDPLADRIRKLSEIDAKRDARGTRTKEAGR; translated from the coding sequence ATGTCACACGACCCGTCACGCCCCGGCCCGACCTACCCATGGCAGCCGCCACCCCAGCCGCCCGAGCCGCCCCGGCGCCGGCCGGCCGACCACGCCCCGCTGGGGCGCCACAGCGACCTGCGGGTCCTGCGCGGCGCCTACCGCCGCCAGCGGCGGGTGGCCACGCTCACCGCGCTCGGCTACTTCGTCGTCTTCCTGGTCCTGTCGGCGTTCGCGCCGTCCCTGATGACCGGCAGGGTCGCCGCCGGCCTTCCCGCGGGACTGCTGCTCGCCCTGCTCCAACTCCCGGTCACCTGCCTGGCTATCGCCCTGTACGAGCGGACCGCCCGCCGCCATGTGGACCCGCTCGCGGACCGCATCCGCAAACTCTCCGAGATCGACGCGAAGCGGGACGCGCGCGGAACCCGTACCAAGGAGGCCGGACGATGA